The following coding sequences are from one Rathayibacter sp. VKM Ac-2760 window:
- the rpsG gene encoding 30S ribosomal protein S7 produces MPRKGPAPKRPVVADPVYGAPVVSQLVNKILLDGKKGLAERIVYGALEGVSTKNGQDAVVTLKKALDNVRPTLEVRSRRVGGSTYQVPVEVKPHRANTLALRWLTSYAKARREKTMTERLMNEILDASNGLGAAVKRREDTHKMAESNKAFAHYRW; encoded by the coding sequence ATGCCTCGTAAGGGACCCGCTCCTAAGCGCCCCGTCGTCGCAGACCCCGTCTACGGCGCACCGGTCGTCAGCCAGCTCGTGAACAAGATCCTCCTGGACGGCAAGAAGGGCCTCGCCGAGCGCATCGTCTACGGCGCTCTCGAGGGGGTCTCGACCAAGAACGGTCAGGACGCCGTCGTCACGCTCAAGAAGGCGCTCGACAACGTCCGTCCGACCCTCGAGGTCCGCAGCCGCCGCGTCGGCGGCTCGACCTACCAGGTCCCGGTCGAGGTCAAGCCCCACCGCGCCAACACCCTCGCGCTCCGCTGGCTCACCAGCTACGCGAAGGCCCGTCGCGAGAAGACGATGACCGAGCGTCTCATGAACGAGATCCTCGACGCGTCGAACGGTCTGGGCGCCGCTGTCAAGCGTCGCGAGGACACCCACAAGATGGCCGAGTCGAACAAGGCCTTCGCGCACTACCGCTGGTAG
- the fusA gene encoding elongation factor G yields the protein MAQDVLTDLNKVRNIGIMAHIDAGKTTTTERILFYTGITHKIGEVHDGAATMDWMAQEQERGITITSAATTCFWNKNQINIIDTPGHVDFTVEVERSLRVLDGAVAVFDGKEGVEPQSETVWRQADKYDVPRICFVNKMDKLGADFYFTVDTIINRLGAKPLVIQLPIGAESSFEGVVDLVEMRALTWRGDSKGDVALGAKYEIEEIPADLADKAAEYREKLLETVAETSDELLEKYFGGEELTVAEIKGAIRKLTVNSDIYPVLCGSAFKNRGVQPMLDAVVDYLPSPLDVPAIEAHDVRDEEKVIMRHADSTEPFSALAFKVAVHPFFGRLTYVRVYSGKLDSGAQVVNSTKGKKERIGKIFQMHSNKENPVDSVTAGHIYAVIGLKDTTTGDTLSDPSAQVVLESMTFPEPVIEVAIEPKTKADQEKLGTAIQKLAEEDPTFRTEQNQETGQTVIKGMGELHLDILVDRMKREFNVEANVGKPQVAYRETIRRTVEKYDYTHKKQTGGSGQFAKVQISIEPMEVEADKTYEFVNGVTGGRVPREYIPSVDAGIRDAMLVGVLAGYPMVGIKATLTDGAAHDVDSSEMAFKIAGSIAFKEASRKAQPVLLEPLMAVEVRTPEEYMGDVIGDLNSRRGMIQSMEDAAGVKVIKANVPLSEMFGYIGDLRSKTSGRAVYSMTFETYAEVPKAVAEEIVQKNKGE from the coding sequence GTGGCACAAGATGTGCTCACCGACCTGAACAAGGTCCGCAACATCGGCATCATGGCCCACATCGATGCCGGCAAGACCACCACCACCGAGCGCATCCTGTTCTACACGGGTATCACGCACAAGATCGGTGAGGTCCACGACGGCGCCGCCACGATGGACTGGATGGCGCAGGAGCAGGAGCGCGGCATCACGATCACGTCGGCCGCGACCACGTGCTTCTGGAACAAGAACCAGATCAACATCATCGACACCCCCGGGCACGTCGACTTCACGGTCGAGGTCGAGCGCTCGCTGCGCGTCCTCGACGGCGCCGTCGCCGTCTTCGACGGCAAGGAGGGCGTCGAGCCCCAGTCCGAGACCGTCTGGCGTCAGGCCGACAAGTACGACGTCCCGCGCATCTGCTTCGTCAACAAGATGGACAAGCTCGGCGCCGACTTCTACTTCACGGTCGACACGATCATCAACCGCCTCGGCGCCAAGCCGCTGGTCATCCAGCTGCCCATCGGCGCGGAGTCCAGCTTCGAGGGCGTCGTCGACCTCGTCGAGATGCGCGCGCTCACCTGGCGCGGCGACTCGAAGGGTGACGTCGCGCTGGGCGCGAAGTACGAGATCGAGGAGATCCCCGCGGACCTGGCCGACAAGGCCGCCGAGTACCGCGAGAAGCTGCTCGAGACCGTCGCGGAGACCTCCGACGAGCTGCTCGAGAAGTACTTCGGCGGTGAGGAGCTCACGGTCGCCGAGATCAAGGGCGCCATCCGCAAGCTGACCGTCAACTCGGACATCTACCCCGTGCTCTGCGGCTCCGCGTTCAAGAACCGCGGCGTCCAGCCGATGCTCGACGCGGTCGTCGACTACCTCCCCTCCCCGCTCGACGTCCCCGCCATCGAGGCGCACGACGTCCGCGACGAGGAGAAGGTCATCATGCGCCACGCGGACTCGACCGAGCCCTTCTCGGCGCTCGCGTTCAAGGTCGCGGTGCACCCGTTCTTCGGTCGCCTGACCTACGTCCGCGTCTACTCGGGCAAGCTCGACTCCGGCGCCCAGGTCGTCAACTCGACCAAGGGCAAGAAGGAGCGCATCGGCAAGATCTTCCAGATGCACTCCAACAAGGAGAACCCGGTCGACTCGGTCACCGCCGGCCACATCTACGCCGTCATCGGCCTCAAGGACACCACCACCGGTGACACCCTGAGCGACCCGTCCGCGCAGGTCGTGCTCGAGTCGATGACCTTCCCGGAGCCCGTCATCGAGGTCGCCATCGAGCCGAAGACGAAGGCCGACCAGGAGAAGCTCGGCACCGCGATCCAGAAGCTCGCGGAGGAGGACCCCACCTTCCGCACCGAGCAGAACCAGGAGACCGGTCAGACGGTCATCAAGGGAATGGGCGAGCTGCACCTCGACATCCTGGTGGACCGCATGAAGCGCGAGTTCAACGTCGAGGCCAACGTCGGCAAGCCGCAGGTGGCCTACCGCGAGACGATCCGCCGCACGGTCGAGAAGTACGACTACACCCACAAGAAGCAGACCGGTGGCTCGGGTCAGTTCGCGAAGGTCCAGATCTCCATCGAGCCGATGGAGGTCGAGGCGGACAAGACCTACGAGTTCGTCAACGGCGTCACCGGTGGTCGCGTCCCCCGCGAGTACATCCCCTCGGTCGACGCGGGCATCCGCGACGCCATGCTGGTCGGCGTCCTCGCCGGCTACCCGATGGTGGGCATCAAAGCGACCCTGACCGACGGCGCGGCGCACGACGTCGACTCCTCGGAGATGGCGTTCAAGATCGCCGGCTCCATCGCGTTCAAGGAGGCCTCGCGCAAGGCGCAGCCGGTCCTCCTCGAGCCGCTGATGGCCGTCGAGGTCCGCACGCCCGAGGAGTACATGGGCGACGTCATCGGCGACCTCAACTCGCGTCGCGGGATGATCCAGTCGATGGAGGACGCCGCGGGCGTCAAGGTCATCAAGGCCAACGTCCCGCTGTCCGAGATGTTCGGCTACATCGGCGACCTGCGCTCGAAGACCTCGGGCCGCGCGGTCTACTCGATGACGTTCGAGACCTACGCCGAGGTCCCCAAGGCCGTGGCCGAGGAGATCGTCCAGAAGAACAAGGGCGAGTAG
- the rpsL gene encoding 30S ribosomal protein S12 codes for MPTIQQLVRKGRSPKVTKTKAPALKANPQQRGVCTRVYTTTPKKPNSALRKVARVKLSNGTEVTAYIPGEGHNLQEHSMVLVRGGRVKDLPGVRYKIVRGALDTQAVKNRKQARSRYGAKMEKK; via the coding sequence GTGCCAACGATTCAGCAGTTGGTCCGAAAGGGACGCTCGCCCAAGGTCACCAAGACCAAGGCGCCCGCCCTGAAGGCCAACCCCCAGCAGCGCGGCGTCTGCACGCGCGTCTACACGACCACGCCCAAGAAGCCGAACTCGGCCCTCCGCAAGGTGGCCCGCGTGAAGCTCTCCAACGGCACCGAGGTCACGGCCTACATCCCCGGTGAGGGCCACAACCTCCAGGAGCACTCGATGGTGCTCGTCCGCGGCGGTCGTGTGAAGGACCTCCCCGGTGTCCGCTACAAGATCGTTCGCGGCGCCCTGGACACCCAGGCCGTCAAGAACCGCAAGCAGGCTCGCAGCCGGTACGGCGCGAAGATGGAGAAGAAGTAA